Proteins from a genomic interval of Rhodothermus marinus:
- a CDS encoding DUF6454 family protein: protein MIRPLQLTPILLLLSTLSLPAPPGSAPPSSELPASIVRHRLPDPTVRFPLRFDAYHVQGLVVTDTAFFITAVDRRERRGWIFRVARASGRPTLRRELTEGERIHPGGLAFDGRLLWVPSAPYHPGGPSRILALSPDDFSVVHSFSAPRHISLLAADPEGRLVGTDWDSRHFYIWDPSGRLLAQFPSPTGVAYQDCQFVERLLLCGGYHRLFQGVLDWIDLENRRLVHRLPVGRTRQGWPLTREGLALHRDTLYLLPYDGAGDVLAFALN, encoded by the coding sequence ATGATCCGACCGCTACAGCTTACACCGATCCTGCTGCTCCTCAGCACGCTTTCCCTGCCAGCACCCCCGGGCTCCGCGCCGCCTTCTTCGGAGCTCCCCGCCTCGATCGTACGCCATCGTCTGCCCGATCCCACCGTTCGCTTTCCCCTTCGTTTCGACGCCTACCACGTCCAGGGTCTGGTCGTGACCGACACCGCCTTTTTCATTACCGCCGTCGATCGTCGAGAACGACGCGGCTGGATCTTTCGCGTCGCGCGCGCCAGCGGACGCCCCACTCTCCGCCGGGAGCTGACCGAAGGCGAACGCATCCACCCCGGCGGTCTCGCCTTCGACGGACGCCTGCTCTGGGTCCCCAGTGCTCCCTACCATCCCGGCGGTCCCTCCCGCATCCTCGCGCTGTCCCCCGACGACTTTTCCGTCGTGCACAGCTTCTCAGCGCCCCGACACATCAGCCTGCTGGCCGCCGATCCGGAAGGACGCCTCGTCGGGACCGACTGGGACTCGCGTCACTTTTACATCTGGGACCCCTCCGGTCGACTCCTTGCGCAGTTTCCCAGTCCCACCGGCGTGGCCTACCAGGACTGCCAGTTCGTCGAGCGGCTGCTGCTGTGCGGCGGTTACCACCGGCTTTTTCAGGGCGTCCTCGACTGGATCGATCTGGAAAACCGACGGCTAGTGCATCGCCTGCCCGTAGGACGGACCCGCCAGGGATGGCCGCTGACGCGCGAAGGGCTGGCCTTGCATCGCGACACGCTCTACCTGCTGCCCTACGATGGCGCGGGCGACGTGCTGGCCTTCGCGCTCAACTGA
- a CDS encoding enoyl-CoA hydratase/isomerase family protein, producing MELVQTHIEQPIATLTLNRPDKRNALSGALVTELSQALAAVAERDEVRVVVLTGAGKVFSAGADLAELSRLQEATAEENLADSERLAALFRQIAYYPKPLIAKVNGHAIAGGCGLAVACDFAIATAGSKLGFTEVRIGFVPAIVATFVLRRVGETVARDLLLRGRLIEAEEAVRLGLIHQAVPADVLDATVQALAHELATETSPSAVALTRRLLADLPGLSLDAALAYATRVNALARGTADCKAGIRAFLEKQDPPWRQSSG from the coding sequence ATGGAACTGGTACAGACGCACATTGAACAGCCGATCGCGACGCTGACGCTCAACCGGCCGGACAAACGCAACGCGCTGAGCGGGGCGCTGGTCACGGAGCTTTCTCAGGCATTGGCCGCTGTTGCTGAGCGCGATGAGGTGCGGGTGGTGGTACTGACCGGGGCGGGCAAGGTGTTTTCGGCGGGGGCCGATCTGGCGGAGCTTTCGCGGCTTCAGGAGGCGACGGCCGAGGAGAATCTGGCCGACTCGGAGCGCCTGGCCGCGCTGTTTCGTCAGATTGCTTATTATCCGAAGCCGCTTATTGCAAAGGTGAACGGCCATGCCATTGCCGGCGGGTGCGGGCTGGCCGTGGCCTGCGACTTCGCCATCGCGACCGCCGGCAGTAAGCTGGGCTTTACGGAGGTGCGCATCGGGTTCGTGCCGGCCATTGTGGCCACGTTTGTGCTGCGCCGGGTGGGCGAGACCGTCGCCCGCGATCTGTTGCTGCGCGGCCGGCTCATCGAAGCGGAGGAAGCCGTGCGGCTGGGGCTGATTCATCAGGCGGTGCCGGCCGATGTGCTGGATGCTACGGTGCAGGCACTGGCCCATGAGCTGGCCACCGAGACGAGCCCTTCGGCCGTTGCGCTGACGCGTCGTCTGCTGGCCGATCTGCCCGGCCTGAGTCTGGACGCGGCGCTGGCCTATGCCACGCGGGTCAATGCGCTGGCGCGGGGTACGGCCGACTGCAAGGCCGGCATCCGGGCCTTTCTGGAAAAGCAGGATCCCCCCTGGCGCCAATCGTCAGGCTGA
- a CDS encoding phytoene/squalene synthase family protein, translating into MALIRPFYEKPWPEALRPAARALWHWHLALRRPNVPATEPEAVTAFLEAEAVRLQQDEPIRVVPEEVWRAAREAAMQHELPVELLAEQVRAAWAWVAPVRFPDAAALEAFLQDFAGAHGRLLARLAGVGTRFNDPQVNALAAGFFLTDRLTRLPRDLAADRLFIPLEDLERAGVSVELLQRGAGHPAVRRLIWKQVVRAQEALARGRTLVHELPRRYARALRREWLLALEVLRTIERRDYDLWRGPIRLSRWQRLQVAYQARFSRVAFRA; encoded by the coding sequence ATGGCGCTGATCCGCCCCTTTTACGAAAAGCCCTGGCCCGAAGCGTTGCGTCCGGCTGCCCGGGCGCTCTGGCACTGGCACCTGGCGCTCCGGCGTCCGAACGTGCCGGCCACGGAGCCGGAGGCGGTGACGGCCTTTCTGGAAGCGGAGGCCGTGCGGCTTCAGCAAGACGAGCCGATCCGGGTGGTGCCCGAGGAGGTATGGCGGGCAGCCCGGGAGGCCGCGATGCAACACGAACTGCCCGTAGAGCTACTGGCCGAGCAGGTGCGGGCGGCATGGGCCTGGGTGGCGCCGGTGCGTTTTCCGGATGCGGCCGCCCTGGAGGCGTTTCTGCAGGATTTTGCCGGGGCGCACGGGCGGCTGCTGGCCCGACTGGCCGGCGTGGGCACGCGTTTCAACGACCCTCAGGTCAACGCGCTGGCGGCCGGCTTCTTTCTGACGGATCGGCTGACCCGGCTGCCGCGCGATCTGGCGGCCGATCGGCTGTTTATCCCGCTGGAAGATCTGGAGCGGGCCGGGGTGTCGGTGGAACTGCTGCAGCGAGGAGCCGGCCATCCGGCCGTGCGACGGTTGATCTGGAAGCAGGTGGTGCGGGCCCAGGAGGCGCTGGCGCGGGGACGCACACTGGTGCACGAACTGCCGCGGCGTTATGCCCGGGCGCTCCGGCGCGAGTGGCTGCTGGCGCTCGAAGTGCTACGCACGATCGAACGCCGCGATTACGACCTCTGGCGTGGTCCCATTCGCCTTTCCCGCTGGCAGCGCCTGCAGGTGGCCTACCAGGCCCGCTTCTCCCGTGTGGCCTTTCGGGCGTAG
- the purM gene encoding phosphoribosylformylglycinamidine cyclo-ligase, with translation MTTYRDAGVDIDAGDELVRRIKPIVRETFIPGVLTDIGAFGAFFEPDFSAYRRPVLVSSVDGVGTKLKVAFLMNRHDTVGQDLVNHCVNDIAVCGARPLFFLDYLATGRLKPDVAEQIIRGFATACRENGCALIGGETAEMPDFYAADEYDLAGMIVGVVDRDAILDGSRVQAGDVLIGLPSTGLHTNGYSLARKVLLSHFSVHDRPPALEGMSVGEALLAVHRSYLKPIRALIEADCVHALVHVTGGGIPGNTARVVPEGLRFEVDYDAWERPAIFRLIQELGEVPEDDMRRTFNLGIGLIAIVPGDRKAEAMRTLEALGERPIEIGRIVPA, from the coding sequence ATGACGACCTACCGGGATGCCGGCGTGGACATCGACGCCGGCGACGAGCTGGTGCGGCGCATCAAGCCGATCGTGCGCGAGACGTTCATCCCTGGCGTTTTGACCGACATCGGCGCCTTTGGCGCCTTTTTCGAGCCGGATTTTTCGGCCTACCGGCGGCCTGTGCTGGTTTCGTCGGTGGACGGCGTGGGTACGAAACTGAAAGTCGCCTTCCTGATGAACCGGCACGACACGGTAGGACAGGATCTGGTCAACCACTGCGTGAACGACATTGCAGTCTGCGGCGCCCGGCCCCTGTTCTTTCTCGACTATCTGGCCACCGGGCGGTTGAAGCCGGACGTGGCCGAGCAGATCATCCGCGGGTTTGCCACGGCCTGCCGGGAGAACGGCTGTGCGCTGATCGGCGGCGAGACGGCCGAAATGCCCGACTTCTATGCGGCGGACGAGTACGACCTGGCCGGGATGATCGTGGGGGTGGTGGACCGCGATGCCATCCTTGACGGAAGTCGCGTGCAGGCGGGCGACGTGTTGATCGGACTGCCCTCGACCGGCCTCCATACGAACGGCTATTCGCTGGCCCGCAAGGTGCTCCTTAGCCACTTTTCGGTACACGACCGACCGCCTGCGCTGGAGGGCATGTCGGTGGGCGAGGCGCTGCTGGCCGTGCACCGCTCCTACCTGAAGCCGATCCGGGCCCTGATCGAGGCCGACTGCGTGCACGCGCTGGTGCATGTGACCGGCGGCGGCATTCCCGGCAACACGGCGCGCGTGGTACCCGAAGGCCTGCGCTTCGAGGTGGATTACGACGCCTGGGAGCGGCCGGCTATTTTCCGACTCATTCAGGAGCTGGGCGAGGTGCCCGAAGACGACATGCGGCGCACGTTCAACCTGGGCATCGGCCTGATTGCCATCGTACCGGGCGATCGCAAGGCCGAGGCGATGCGCACGCTGGAAGCGCTGGGCGAGCGCCCGATCGAAATTGGACGGATCGTGCCCGCCTGA
- the plsY gene encoding glycerol-3-phosphate 1-O-acyltransferase PlsY has protein sequence MLSLIVILILSYLVGSIPGSVWVGQLMYGIDVRQYGSGNAGATNVFRVLGWKAGILATIVDLGKGLLAAGVIATIRIDDLPSGLAHWHIETVVRLMAGIAAVLGHMFPIWAGFRGGKGVNTSAGVLLALTPVTTLITAAVFVVVLLVSRYVSLASIVAAIAFPSTVAIRKYVFGIESLDTSLLIFGIVLAAIVIWAHRSNIRRLLSGTENRVRTFRPARGMLGRGELKPKA, from the coding sequence ATGTTGTCGCTGATTGTCATTCTGATTCTGAGCTATCTGGTGGGCTCCATCCCGGGTAGTGTGTGGGTGGGACAGTTGATGTACGGCATCGACGTGCGTCAGTACGGCAGCGGCAACGCCGGCGCCACGAACGTCTTCCGCGTGCTGGGCTGGAAAGCGGGCATTCTGGCGACCATTGTCGATCTGGGCAAAGGATTGCTGGCGGCCGGCGTGATTGCGACGATCCGGATTGACGACCTGCCGTCGGGCTTGGCACACTGGCATATCGAAACGGTGGTGCGGCTGATGGCAGGCATTGCCGCCGTGCTGGGGCACATGTTTCCCATCTGGGCCGGTTTTCGTGGTGGCAAGGGCGTCAACACGTCGGCCGGCGTGCTGCTGGCGCTGACGCCGGTCACGACCCTGATCACGGCGGCCGTCTTTGTGGTCGTGCTGCTGGTGTCGCGCTACGTGTCGCTGGCTTCCATCGTGGCGGCCATTGCGTTTCCTTCGACCGTGGCGATTCGTAAGTATGTGTTCGGCATCGAGTCGCTGGACACCAGCCTGCTGATATTCGGCATCGTGCTGGCCGCCATTGTGATCTGGGCACACCGCTCGAACATCCGGCGGCTGCTCAGCGGCACGGAAAACCGCGTGCGCACGTTCCGGCCGGCCCGCGGCATGCTGGGACGCGGCGAGCTGAAGCCGAAGGCATAG
- a CDS encoding NAD(P)H-dependent glycerol-3-phosphate dehydrogenase produces the protein MKAHASQARRPAGRRVTVFGAGSWGTALALLLASNGHAVTLWARRAEVAEHIRRTRHNPTYLPEIELPHSVHVTADLQEAAADRDIWVVATPAQAIRALAEQLRPWAHPDLIIVSVAKGLEIATLKTTTQVLAEVLPEVPRERIGVLYGPSHAEEVAAGMPTTVVASAPSCAVAEQIQALFMAPTFRVYVNPDLIGVEIAGSVKNVLALAAGMSDGVGFGDNAKAALITRGLAEIQRLGVRLGADPATFAGLAGIGDLVVTCMSRHSRNRYVGEQIGRGRTLEEVQREMQMVAEGVPTTAAVYRLARELGVEMPITEAVYQILFEGKKPREAVRELMTREAKYEDWLPHTPETTRPDGLAASEPTPSR, from the coding sequence ATGAAGGCACACGCCAGCCAGGCCCGACGGCCGGCCGGGCGCAGGGTGACGGTTTTTGGTGCGGGAAGCTGGGGAACGGCTCTGGCCCTGCTGCTGGCGTCGAATGGACACGCGGTCACGCTCTGGGCCCGGCGGGCCGAAGTGGCCGAGCACATCCGCCGCACGCGGCACAATCCGACCTATCTGCCCGAGATCGAGCTGCCGCATTCCGTACACGTGACGGCCGATCTGCAGGAAGCAGCCGCCGACCGGGACATCTGGGTGGTGGCCACGCCGGCCCAGGCTATACGCGCGCTGGCCGAGCAACTGCGACCCTGGGCGCATCCGGACCTGATCATCGTCTCGGTGGCTAAAGGGCTGGAAATCGCCACGCTGAAAACCACCACCCAGGTGCTGGCCGAAGTGCTGCCTGAAGTGCCCCGGGAACGAATCGGCGTGCTCTACGGTCCCAGCCATGCCGAAGAGGTGGCCGCCGGCATGCCCACCACCGTGGTGGCCTCGGCCCCTTCCTGTGCGGTGGCCGAGCAGATTCAGGCGCTGTTTATGGCCCCGACCTTTCGGGTGTACGTCAACCCCGACCTGATCGGCGTCGAGATTGCCGGCTCGGTCAAGAACGTGCTGGCGCTGGCGGCCGGCATGAGCGACGGCGTGGGCTTCGGCGACAACGCGAAGGCGGCCCTGATCACACGCGGTCTGGCCGAAATTCAGCGGCTGGGCGTTCGGCTGGGGGCCGATCCGGCCACGTTTGCCGGACTGGCCGGTATCGGCGATCTGGTGGTTACCTGCATGAGCCGCCACAGCCGCAACCGTTACGTGGGCGAGCAGATCGGCCGCGGCCGCACGCTCGAAGAGGTGCAACGGGAAATGCAGATGGTGGCCGAAGGGGTGCCGACGACTGCGGCCGTCTATCGACTGGCTCGGGAACTGGGCGTCGAAATGCCGATCACCGAGGCCGTCTATCAGATCCTGTTCGAGGGCAAAAAGCCCCGCGAGGCCGTCCGGGAACTGATGACGCGCGAGGCCAAGTACGAAGACTGGTTGCCCCACACGCCGGAAACGACCCGGCCTGACGGGCTGGCTGCTTCAGAACCGACTCCTTCTCGATAG
- a CDS encoding AlbA family DNA-binding domain-containing protein, translated as MTLQELNQLVALGEGLTLEFKRRVPRPERIAKEVIAFANTRGGRLLLGVDDSGAIVGVRDPDEEVFALRQALHRCATPPIAFTLERVQVEHRREVIVVTIEESARKPHFLRNGRHRQAYIRVEDRSIEASPEVLALMRAEKHPRNVVFTFGEKELLLMRYLEHYGRITVQQFAQLANLSRRQASRTLVLLTEANVLRLHPDEPHDYFTLAYNVSSSAA; from the coding sequence ATGACGCTTCAGGAACTGAACCAGCTGGTGGCCCTGGGCGAGGGGCTCACGCTGGAATTCAAGCGCCGCGTTCCCCGTCCCGAGCGGATCGCCAAGGAGGTCATCGCCTTTGCCAACACGCGCGGGGGACGCCTGCTGCTGGGTGTGGACGACAGCGGCGCCATCGTGGGCGTGCGCGACCCCGACGAAGAGGTCTTCGCCCTGCGACAGGCCCTGCACCGTTGCGCCACGCCGCCCATTGCCTTCACGCTGGAGCGCGTTCAGGTGGAGCACCGGCGGGAGGTGATCGTGGTGACGATCGAGGAGAGCGCGCGTAAGCCGCACTTTCTGCGCAACGGCCGACACCGGCAGGCTTATATCCGGGTGGAAGATCGGAGCATCGAGGCCAGTCCGGAAGTGCTGGCGCTCATGCGGGCCGAAAAACATCCGCGCAATGTCGTCTTCACCTTTGGCGAGAAGGAGCTGTTGCTGATGAGGTATCTGGAGCATTACGGCCGCATCACCGTGCAGCAGTTCGCCCAGCTGGCCAATCTGTCGCGTCGGCAGGCGTCGCGCACGCTGGTGCTCCTCACGGAGGCCAACGTGCTGCGCCTGCACCCCGACGAGCCGCACGACTACTTTACGCTGGCCTACAACGTTTCGTCCTCGGCCGCCTGA
- a CDS encoding DNA gyrase/topoisomerase IV subunit A: MPVVEVIPLHETTRERYLNFALSVITSRALPDIRDGLKPVQRRILYAMFQHLRLYPDARYRKSATIVGEVMGKYHPHGDAAIYEAMVRMAQDFSLRYPLVDGHGNFGSIDGDAAAAMRYTEARLRPLAMQLLEELRRQTVPMRPNFDGTLFEPVVLPARFPNLLVNGASGIAVGMATNIPPHNLGEVIDALIYLIDVPNAPLETILERFIQGPDFPTGGRVLNTREELLEIYRTGEGPIELRGEYKLEGKTRIVITSIPYGIAKADLVEKIAEHIAAGKVPQLSDVRDESTDEVRIVLELRRGADPEAAMAYLFRHTPLQTRFHVNLTCLVPTANPEVAAPRKVDLMTMLRAFLEFRMEVVVRRLRYDLEQLERRIHILRGFEKIFGALDEAIRIIRAARDKADAAQRLMHRFQLDDEQADAILETKLYKLSRLEIEAIRQELEEKEKQAAELRALLADEAARWGLIREELKAIKKQFADARRTVIAGPDEGFEYNQEAYIVDEDVYVIVTRDGWVKRQRSYTDVQSIRVREGDTVGWVLPGSTRATVGFFTNYGRCYTTRIDSLPSTTGYGDPVQKLFDFSDRERVVGVVVFDERALPRPVPEPEVEPALFENGEKEPPRLHVVAVTRKGQTLRIPIDGFREPSTKNGRLFMRLEKGDEVLGVEVAAGDENVCLASREGYVLIFPVHQIPPVKSAAKGVIAMRLGKGDEVLGFTLASAAREGLEVETSRGRREIVRTTKFEVSRRGNRGRQIIRRGQLVRVIPAPVEIRLNGQG; encoded by the coding sequence ATGCCGGTTGTAGAAGTCATTCCCCTGCACGAGACGACGCGGGAGCGTTATCTGAACTTCGCGTTGTCCGTTATTACAAGCCGCGCGTTGCCCGACATCCGGGACGGTCTCAAACCCGTCCAGCGGCGCATTCTGTATGCGATGTTTCAGCACCTGCGTCTCTACCCGGATGCCCGCTATCGCAAAAGCGCCACGATCGTCGGCGAGGTGATGGGTAAGTACCACCCGCACGGCGACGCGGCCATCTACGAAGCCATGGTGCGGATGGCGCAGGACTTTTCGCTGCGCTATCCGCTGGTGGACGGGCACGGCAACTTCGGGTCGATCGACGGCGACGCGGCGGCCGCCATGCGCTACACCGAGGCGCGGCTGCGTCCGCTGGCCATGCAGCTCCTGGAGGAGCTGCGGCGCCAGACCGTCCCCATGCGGCCCAACTTCGACGGTACGCTCTTCGAGCCGGTGGTCCTTCCGGCCCGCTTCCCGAACCTGCTCGTCAACGGTGCCAGCGGCATCGCGGTGGGCATGGCGACCAACATCCCGCCCCACAACCTGGGCGAGGTGATCGACGCGCTCATCTATCTAATCGACGTGCCCAACGCGCCGCTGGAGACCATCCTGGAGCGGTTCATCCAGGGGCCTGACTTCCCGACCGGCGGCCGGGTGCTCAACACGCGCGAGGAGTTGCTGGAAATCTACCGCACAGGCGAGGGGCCCATCGAACTGCGCGGTGAATACAAACTGGAGGGCAAGACGCGCATCGTCATTACGTCGATCCCGTACGGCATTGCCAAGGCCGACCTGGTCGAGAAGATCGCCGAGCATATCGCGGCCGGCAAGGTGCCCCAGCTTTCGGACGTGCGAGACGAATCGACCGACGAGGTGCGCATCGTGCTCGAGCTGCGCCGAGGCGCCGATCCGGAGGCGGCCATGGCCTACCTGTTCCGACACACGCCGCTTCAGACGCGCTTTCACGTGAACCTGACGTGTCTGGTACCGACGGCCAACCCGGAGGTCGCCGCGCCGCGCAAGGTCGATCTGATGACCATGCTCCGGGCCTTTCTCGAATTCCGCATGGAAGTGGTGGTGCGGCGACTGCGCTACGATCTGGAGCAACTTGAGCGCCGCATCCACATCCTGCGTGGATTCGAGAAAATCTTCGGGGCGCTGGACGAAGCCATACGGATCATCCGCGCCGCGCGCGACAAGGCCGACGCCGCCCAGCGCCTGATGCACCGCTTCCAGCTCGACGACGAGCAGGCCGACGCCATCCTGGAAACGAAACTCTACAAGCTCTCGCGGCTGGAGATCGAAGCGATCCGTCAGGAGCTGGAGGAAAAAGAAAAGCAGGCGGCCGAACTGCGGGCGCTGCTGGCCGACGAGGCCGCCCGCTGGGGTCTCATCCGCGAGGAATTGAAGGCCATCAAAAAGCAATTTGCCGACGCGCGGCGCACCGTCATCGCCGGACCCGACGAGGGCTTCGAATACAACCAGGAAGCCTACATCGTGGACGAGGACGTGTACGTCATCGTTACACGGGACGGCTGGGTCAAACGCCAGCGCTCCTACACGGACGTGCAGAGCATCCGCGTCCGTGAGGGCGATACGGTGGGCTGGGTGCTTCCCGGTTCGACCCGCGCCACCGTCGGTTTCTTTACAAACTACGGCCGCTGCTACACCACGCGCATCGATTCGCTCCCCAGCACGACGGGGTATGGCGATCCGGTGCAGAAGCTGTTCGACTTTTCGGACCGAGAGCGCGTTGTTGGCGTGGTGGTCTTCGACGAGCGGGCACTTCCTCGGCCGGTTCCGGAGCCCGAAGTCGAACCGGCACTGTTCGAAAACGGAGAGAAGGAACCGCCCCGGCTCCATGTGGTGGCCGTCACCCGTAAAGGCCAGACGCTCCGCATCCCCATCGATGGCTTCCGGGAGCCGTCCACGAAAAATGGCCGCCTTTTCATGCGCCTGGAGAAAGGCGACGAGGTGCTGGGCGTCGAGGTAGCGGCCGGCGACGAGAACGTCTGTCTGGCTTCACGCGAGGGCTACGTGCTCATCTTCCCTGTGCACCAGATCCCGCCGGTCAAGTCGGCGGCCAAAGGCGTGATCGCCATGCGTCTGGGCAAGGGCGACGAGGTGCTGGGCTTCACGCTGGCTTCGGCCGCCCGCGAGGGGCTGGAGGTGGAGACCAGCCGCGGCCGGCGCGAGATCGTCCGCACCACGAAGTTCGAGGTGTCGCGCCGGGGTAACCGGGGCCGGCAGATCATCCGGCGCGGCCAGCTCGTCCGGGTCATCCCGGCGCCGGTGGAAATTCGTTTGAACGGACAGGGATAA
- a CDS encoding DNA gyrase/topoisomerase IV subunit B, whose translation MAELSTTYTGKDIQVLEGLEPVRKRPGMYIGGTGKPGLHHLLWEIVDNAVDEAVNGFASLIEVTLHADGRSVTVTDNGRGIPVDPHPVKKIPTLELILTTLHAGGKFDRKNYITSGGLHGVGASVVNALSEELVATVKRDGKTYQQRFVRGKPKSKLKVVAENTRGTGTSIYFRPDPEIFETTEFDPAWIREHLEIKTYLNRNLKIVFKDETSGEWYEFQHEGGIVEYLARLVEEQGARVVHPEPFVLIQEELRDGARLEVALQWTEAPRELIKSFVNGIPTTEGGTHEQGFKEAVRSAVRAYMETHDLLPRNLEVTADDIREGLVAVVNLFMVEPQFQGQTKEKLNNPEARSLVIGAVRLDLEQFLNAHPTMAEAIVARIIQAAKARLASRAAARSVRRQSSVSHRLNLPGKLADCTSTNPEECELFIVEGDSAGGSAKQARDRRFQAVLPLRGKVLNAEQASLRKVEENKELSNIVQALGCGIGDKIDLSRLRYHKIILLMDADSDGHHITTLLLTFFYRYMRPLIENGHVYVAQPPLYRIDAGKETYWALDDADRDRILQELRKKRKNVQVEIQRFKGLGEMMPDTLRETTLDPRKRRLLRVEIPEDARLLTEQTITELMGRDVSARFRFIMENAAQVDAEALDV comes from the coding sequence ATGGCGGAGCTCTCGACAACCTATACGGGAAAGGACATTCAGGTACTGGAAGGGCTGGAGCCGGTGCGGAAGCGGCCGGGCATGTACATCGGCGGCACCGGTAAACCCGGCCTGCACCATCTGCTCTGGGAGATCGTCGACAACGCGGTGGACGAGGCCGTCAACGGCTTTGCCTCGCTGATCGAGGTGACGCTGCATGCCGACGGCCGGAGCGTCACGGTGACGGACAACGGCCGGGGCATTCCCGTCGATCCGCACCCGGTCAAGAAGATCCCCACGCTGGAGCTGATCCTCACCACGCTGCATGCCGGCGGCAAGTTCGATCGAAAGAATTACATCACCTCGGGCGGACTCCACGGCGTGGGCGCTTCGGTGGTGAACGCGCTCTCGGAGGAGCTCGTCGCCACGGTGAAGCGCGACGGGAAGACCTACCAGCAGCGCTTCGTGCGTGGCAAGCCGAAATCGAAGCTGAAGGTCGTTGCTGAAAACACGCGCGGCACCGGCACCAGCATCTATTTCCGTCCCGACCCGGAGATTTTCGAAACTACCGAGTTCGATCCGGCCTGGATCCGGGAGCATCTGGAGATCAAGACGTACCTGAACCGCAACCTGAAGATCGTTTTCAAGGACGAGACGAGCGGGGAATGGTACGAATTCCAGCACGAAGGAGGGATCGTCGAGTATCTGGCGCGGCTGGTCGAGGAGCAGGGCGCGCGCGTGGTGCATCCCGAACCGTTCGTGCTGATCCAGGAGGAGTTGCGCGACGGAGCTCGCCTGGAGGTGGCCCTGCAATGGACCGAGGCCCCGCGCGAGCTGATCAAGTCGTTCGTCAACGGGATTCCTACCACCGAGGGTGGCACGCACGAGCAGGGCTTCAAAGAGGCCGTGCGGAGTGCCGTGCGGGCCTACATGGAGACGCACGACCTGCTACCCCGCAATCTGGAGGTGACGGCCGACGACATCCGCGAAGGGCTGGTGGCTGTCGTCAACCTGTTCATGGTGGAACCCCAGTTCCAGGGCCAGACCAAGGAAAAACTGAACAACCCGGAGGCCCGATCGCTGGTGATCGGGGCGGTGCGGCTGGACCTGGAGCAATTCCTGAACGCCCATCCGACAATGGCCGAGGCCATTGTGGCCCGGATCATTCAGGCCGCCAAAGCGCGACTGGCCAGCCGGGCGGCCGCCCGCTCGGTGCGCCGTCAGAGTTCGGTCAGTCACCGGCTGAACCTTCCCGGCAAACTGGCCGACTGCACTTCGACAAATCCCGAAGAGTGCGAACTGTTCATCGTCGAGGGCGACTCGGCCGGTGGCAGCGCCAAGCAGGCCCGCGACCGGCGCTTCCAGGCGGTATTGCCGCTGCGCGGCAAGGTGCTGAACGCCGAGCAGGCTTCGCTGCGCAAAGTCGAGGAAAACAAGGAACTGTCCAACATCGTGCAGGCACTGGGATGTGGCATCGGGGATAAAATCGATCTCTCCCGCCTGCGCTATCATAAAATTATCCTGCTCATGGACGCCGACTCGGACGGCCACCATATCACGACGTTGCTCCTGACGTTCTTCTACCGCTACATGCGGCCGCTCATCGAAAACGGGCACGTGTACGTGGCCCAGCCGCCGCTGTACCGAATTGACGCCGGCAAAGAGACCTACTGGGCCCTGGACGACGCCGACCGCGACCGCATCCTGCAGGAGCTGCGCAAAAAGCGGAAGAACGTGCAGGTGGAAATCCAGCGCTTCAAGGGGCTGGGCGAGATGATGCCCGACACGCTGCGCGAAACCACGCTGGATCCCCGGAAGCGCCGCCTGCTGCGCGTCGAGATTCCGGAAGACGCCCGCCTGTTGACCGAGCAGACCATCACCGAGTTGATGGGACGCGACGTCTCGGCCCGCTTTCGGTTCATCATGGAAAATGCCGCTCAGGTCGACGCCGAGGCGCTCGACGTGTAA